In a single window of the Streptomyces sp. NBC_00091 genome:
- a CDS encoding helix-turn-helix domain-containing protein, whose protein sequence is MTGEDPHTDDDVLRVLELLASEAPARAYDQLLARARASSASSASARPERLERARGLALEVSALFERRSRRESELAALVDAARDLTRPGSLDATLRLITRRARLMTNMDLACTVLLDEDGGGATVTTADGAVSALTVGYRIPAGAVPAVTPGEAPTPFWTADHLADDRTTHASALDEILHAEALQAVLGVPLCAEDRHIGYLYAAARGIHHFTPDEVALMRSLADLAATAIQTARLLEGVHTANAELARAGSRVRASLSDALRAGSVQDDLVQLVLDGIGLDALLARAAAELGGGLAVRGPAGERLGEHGRVPAADPAELARVRLNAAATGVACPLSDGTWVVPLTVRSEDAGCLLFHPGEGGAGSHADSPVVPGERLLLSYARTVSLLLVMQRSTFVEGQVRDDLLADLTTWESPPERLVERARRFAAELHRPHVVVVADAGTGAAGLVDSWAAAYVRRHRGMKTAQGERLVLLLPGEDPGAAAARVRAELSATTGAPVTAGAGGPARGAETVHHAYRQAVRCLEALTALGGTGRSAAAGELGFLGMLLAEDHDVAGFVERTLGPLLEHDAERFGNLVETLQGWFSAAGSPTRAAEILYVHPNTVSRRLERITQLLGRDWQHPDQALELQLALRLQRARTALDPAPSGPPSAGTT, encoded by the coding sequence GTGACAGGGGAGGACCCGCACACCGACGACGACGTCCTGCGCGTCCTCGAACTCCTCGCGAGCGAGGCACCCGCCCGCGCCTACGACCAGCTCCTGGCGCGCGCCCGCGCCTCGTCCGCCTCGTCCGCCTCCGCGCGGCCCGAGCGCCTGGAACGCGCCCGGGGCCTCGCCCTCGAGGTCAGCGCCCTCTTCGAGCGGCGCAGCCGGCGCGAGTCCGAACTCGCCGCCCTGGTCGACGCCGCCCGCGACCTGACCCGGCCGGGCAGCCTCGACGCGACCCTGCGCCTGATCACCCGCCGGGCCCGGCTCATGACGAACATGGACCTCGCCTGCACGGTCCTGCTCGACGAGGACGGCGGCGGGGCCACCGTCACCACCGCCGACGGCGCGGTCAGCGCCCTCACCGTCGGCTACCGCATCCCCGCCGGAGCGGTGCCCGCCGTCACCCCCGGCGAGGCCCCCACCCCCTTCTGGACCGCCGACCACCTCGCCGACGACCGCACCACCCACGCCTCGGCCCTCGACGAGATCCTGCACGCCGAGGCCCTGCAGGCCGTGCTCGGCGTACCGCTGTGCGCCGAGGACCGGCACATCGGGTACCTGTACGCCGCCGCGCGCGGCATCCACCACTTCACGCCCGACGAGGTCGCCCTCATGCGTTCCCTCGCCGACCTCGCCGCCACCGCCATCCAGACCGCCCGGCTGCTGGAGGGCGTCCACACCGCCAACGCCGAACTGGCCCGGGCCGGCTCGCGCGTGCGCGCCTCGCTCAGCGACGCCCTGCGCGCGGGCAGCGTCCAGGACGACCTCGTCCAGCTCGTCCTCGACGGCATCGGCCTCGACGCGCTCCTCGCCCGCGCCGCGGCCGAACTCGGCGGCGGCCTCGCCGTACGGGGACCGGCCGGCGAACGCCTCGGCGAACACGGCCGGGTGCCCGCCGCCGACCCCGCCGAACTGGCCCGCGTACGCCTCAACGCGGCGGCCACCGGCGTCGCCTGCCCGCTGTCCGACGGCACCTGGGTGGTCCCGCTGACCGTCCGGTCGGAGGACGCCGGCTGCCTGCTCTTCCACCCCGGCGAGGGCGGCGCCGGCTCCCACGCCGACTCCCCTGTCGTCCCCGGCGAGCGGCTCCTGCTGTCCTACGCCCGCACGGTCTCCCTGCTGCTGGTCATGCAGCGCTCCACCTTCGTGGAGGGCCAGGTCCGCGACGACCTGCTGGCCGACCTCACCACCTGGGAGTCACCGCCCGAGCGGCTAGTGGAGCGGGCCCGCCGGTTCGCCGCCGAACTGCACCGCCCGCACGTCGTGGTCGTCGCCGACGCCGGGACCGGGGCCGCCGGGCTGGTCGACAGCTGGGCCGCCGCCTACGTACGCCGCCACCGCGGCATGAAGACCGCGCAGGGCGAGCGGCTGGTGCTGCTGCTGCCCGGGGAGGACCCGGGGGCGGCCGCCGCGCGGGTGCGCGCCGAACTCTCCGCCACCACCGGCGCCCCGGTCACCGCGGGCGCCGGCGGACCCGCCCGGGGCGCCGAAACCGTCCACCACGCCTACCGGCAGGCCGTCCGCTGCCTGGAGGCCCTCACCGCGCTCGGCGGCACCGGCCGGTCCGCCGCCGCCGGCGAACTCGGCTTCCTCGGCATGCTGCTCGCCGAGGACCACGACGTCGCCGGGTTCGTCGAACGCACCCTGGGCCCGCTCCTGGAACACGACGCGGAACGTTTCGGCAACCTCGTGGAGACCCTCCAGGGCTGGTTCAGCGCCGCCGGCAGCCCCACCCGCGCCGCCGAGATCCTCTACGTCCACCCCAACACGGTCTCGCGCCGCCTGGAACGCATCACCCAGCTGCTAGGCCGTGACTGGCAACACCCCGACCAGGCACTGGAACTTCAGCTCGCCCTGCGGCTGCAACGGGCCCGAACCGCCCTCGACCCCGCACCCTCCGGCCCCCCGTCAGCGGGAACGACGTGA
- a CDS encoding trans-aconitate 2-methyltransferase, translating to MTTGYAGGIARLYDLVHQGKGKDYAREAADLAGLITSRVPGACSVLDVACGTGLHLEHLTGLFESAEGVEISPDMRELALRRNPGVPVHLGDMRDFALGTTHSAVTCMFSSIGHMRDQDELDAALARFAAHLDPAGGVVVVEPWWFPQTFTPGFVGSSIVEAEGKTISRVSHSRLEGDATRIDVHYLIAEPGQDITHLAETHLITLFERAAYERAFVRAGLEVEFLEGGPSGRGLFLGVRA from the coding sequence GTGACCACCGGCTACGCGGGCGGCATCGCCCGCCTCTACGACCTCGTCCACCAGGGCAAGGGCAAGGACTACGCCCGTGAGGCCGCCGACCTCGCGGGCCTGATCACCTCCCGGGTGCCCGGCGCCTGCAGCGTCCTCGACGTGGCCTGCGGCACCGGACTCCACCTGGAGCACCTGACCGGCCTGTTCGAGTCCGCCGAGGGCGTGGAGATCTCCCCGGACATGCGCGAGCTGGCGCTGCGCCGCAACCCGGGGGTGCCCGTGCACCTCGGCGACATGCGCGACTTCGCCCTCGGCACCACGCACTCCGCCGTCACCTGCATGTTCAGCTCCATCGGCCACATGCGCGACCAGGACGAACTCGACGCCGCCCTCGCCCGCTTCGCGGCGCACCTGGACCCCGCGGGCGGGGTCGTCGTGGTCGAGCCCTGGTGGTTCCCGCAGACCTTCACCCCCGGGTTCGTCGGCTCGTCCATCGTGGAGGCGGAGGGCAAGACCATCTCCCGCGTCTCGCACTCGCGGCTGGAGGGCGACGCCACCCGCATCGACGTCCACTACCTGATCGCCGAGCCGGGCCAGGACATCACCCACCTCGCGGAGACCCACCTGATCACGCTCTTCGAGCGGGCCGCGTACGAGCGGGCCTTCGTACGGGCCGGGCTCGAGGTCGAGTTCCTGGAGGGCGGTCCGTCCGGCCGCGGCCTGTTCCTCGGCGTACGGGCCTGA
- a CDS encoding activator-dependent family glycosyltransferase translates to MRVLITCFAHNTHYYNLVPLAWALRAAGHEVRVASQPALTEVINGSGLTAVPVGDLDSIVELMTQIGGDPTPYQQGLDFAQTRTGPLGWEHALGQQTMMTAMSFAPLNGDTTIDDMVALARAWQPDLVLWEPFTYAGPIAAHVVGAAHARVLWGPDVVLNARRQFLELSAAQPEERREDPMAEWLTWTLERFGVTPDAAAIEEITGGVWTVDPAPEALRIPVPGEVLPMRFVPYNGPSVIPDWLLAPPTRPRVCVTLGVSARETYGRDSVPFEELLHALGDVDAEIVATLDASQLKDRDGLPDNIRAVDFVPMDALLPTCAAIVHHGGAGTGYTATLHGVPQIVVGSLWDAPLKAELHAEAGAGIDLPPAKLDAATLREAVVRALTDPSLAAGARRLREEALAAPSPAELVPTLERLAGQYRRRTSPHPGQGDPS, encoded by the coding sequence ATGCGCGTCCTGATCACGTGCTTCGCGCACAACACCCACTACTACAACCTGGTGCCCCTGGCCTGGGCGCTGCGCGCCGCCGGACACGAGGTCCGGGTGGCCAGCCAGCCCGCCCTCACCGAGGTGATCAACGGGTCGGGGCTGACCGCCGTACCCGTCGGCGACCTCGACTCCATCGTGGAGCTGATGACGCAGATCGGCGGCGACCCCACCCCCTACCAGCAGGGCCTCGACTTCGCGCAGACCCGCACCGGGCCGCTCGGCTGGGAGCACGCCCTCGGGCAGCAGACCATGATGACGGCCATGTCCTTCGCCCCGCTCAACGGCGACACGACGATCGACGACATGGTCGCGCTGGCCCGCGCCTGGCAGCCCGACCTGGTCCTGTGGGAGCCCTTCACCTACGCCGGCCCGATCGCCGCGCACGTCGTCGGCGCGGCCCACGCCCGCGTGCTGTGGGGCCCCGACGTGGTCCTGAACGCCCGGCGCCAGTTCCTCGAACTGAGCGCCGCCCAGCCCGAGGAGCGCCGCGAGGACCCGATGGCCGAGTGGCTCACCTGGACCCTCGAACGCTTCGGCGTCACCCCCGACGCCGCCGCGATCGAGGAGATCACCGGCGGGGTGTGGACCGTCGACCCGGCCCCCGAGGCCTTGCGCATACCGGTGCCCGGCGAGGTCCTGCCGATGCGCTTCGTCCCGTACAACGGGCCCTCGGTGATCCCCGACTGGCTGCTCGCCCCGCCCACCCGGCCCCGGGTGTGCGTCACCCTCGGCGTCTCGGCGCGCGAGACCTACGGCCGGGACTCCGTCCCCTTCGAGGAGCTGCTGCACGCCCTCGGCGACGTCGACGCCGAGATCGTCGCCACCCTCGACGCGAGCCAGCTGAAGGACCGCGACGGCCTCCCCGACAACATCCGGGCCGTGGACTTCGTCCCGATGGACGCGCTGCTGCCGACCTGCGCGGCCATCGTCCACCACGGCGGCGCCGGCACCGGCTACACCGCCACCCTGCACGGCGTACCGCAGATCGTGGTGGGCTCCCTGTGGGACGCCCCCCTGAAGGCCGAACTCCACGCCGAAGCGGGCGCGGGCATCGACCTGCCGCCCGCCAAGCTGGACGCCGCCACCCTGCGCGAGGCCGTCGTACGGGCCCTGACGGACCCCTCGCTCGCCGCCGGCGCCCGCCGGCTGCGCGAGGAGGCCCTGGCCGCGCCCTCACCCGCCGAGCTCGTACCCACCCTGGAGCGGCTGGCCGGCCAGTACCGCCGCCGCACCTCCCCCCACCCCGGCCAAGGAGACCCCTCGTGA